The DNA sequence GGGCGCGTGGCTGGCCGATCGCATCGAGAAGGTGAGCTGGGGCCTCGCCTGGGCCAATGACAACCGCACGCTCTTCTATGTGACCTTCGACGCCGCCAAGCGCGGTGATTCCGTCTGGCGCCACGTCGTCGGGACGCCGCGTGAGCAGGATGTGCGGGTGCTGCACGAGCCGGACGTCACGTTCAACGCCAGCGTGGCCCGTGCGCGCAGCGGCGAGTGGATCGTGCTCGGCAGCTCGTCGTTCACGTCGTCGGAGTGGTCCGTGCTGTCGGCGGACGATCCCTCGACGCCGCCACGGATGGTGGCGCCGCGGCAACCCGACCTCGAGTACGATGTCATCCCCGGCGATGGCTGGTTCTACATCCTCACCAACCGCGAGGCACGCAACTTCCAGGTGATGCGCGCGCCGTTCGGTGCGCCCGGCGCGTGGGAGCCCTGGCTCACGCCTCGGGCCGACGCGTTCGTCGAGGACGTGATGGCCTTCAAGCGGCATGTCGTCGTCACCGAGCGCCGCGAGGGCCTGCGGCGGCTGGTCGTGCATGCGCTGGCCACGGGCGCGGCGCACGACGTCGAGTTCCCCGAGTCGGCCTACGGCGTGTTCCCGACGAGCAACCCGGAGTTCGACACCGACACGCTGCGTTTCATGTACAGCTCACCGGTGACGCCGAACTCGGTGTTCGACTACCGGATGGACTCAAGAAGCCGCGAGCTCAAGAAGCGTGACGAAGTGCTCGGCGGCTACGAACCCTCGCGCTACGCGGTTGAGCGCACGATGGCCACGGCCCGCGACGGCACGCGCATCCCGGTGTCGATGGTGTACCGCAAGGACCTCGTGCGCGACGGCTCGCGCCCGCTGCTGCTCTATGCCTACGGGTCCTATGGCTACACGCTGGAGCCCACGTTCAGCTCGGCGCGCGTGTCGTTGATCGACCGCGGCGTCATCTATGCCATCGCGCACATCCGCGGCGGGCAGGAGATGGGGCGCCAGTGGTACGACGACGGCAAGATGCTGAAGAAGATGAATACGTTCACCGACTTCATCGACGTGGCCGAGCACTTGGTCCGCGAGCGCTACACGGCGCCCGATCGGATCGTGGCGCACGGGGGCA is a window from the Pseudogemmatithrix spongiicola genome containing:
- a CDS encoding S9 family peptidase, whose amino-acid sequence is MELTLHGERRVDDYAYFRDREHPETIPYLERENAYTDAMTAHTKPLEDALYAEIVARIKEDDDSVPVKDGGWFYQSRTFKGKQYPVHLRRRGSLDAPEETVLDENAEAEGLAYYELGGMAVSPDGNWLAVLEDSTGYEDFTLRIRDLRTGAWLADRIEKVSWGLAWANDNRTLFYVTFDAAKRGDSVWRHVVGTPREQDVRVLHEPDVTFNASVARARSGEWIVLGSSSFTSSEWSVLSADDPSTPPRMVAPRQPDLEYDVIPGDGWFYILTNREARNFQVMRAPFGAPGAWEPWLTPRADAFVEDVMAFKRHVVVTERREGLRRLVVHALATGAAHDVEFPESAYGVFPTSNPEFDTDTLRFMYSSPVTPNSVFDYRMDSRSRELKKRDEVLGGYEPSRYAVERTMATARDGTRIPVSMVYRKDLVRDGSRPLLLYAYGSYGYTLEPTFSSARVSLIDRGVIYAIAHIRGGQEMGRQWYDDGKMLKKMNTFTDFIDVAEHLVRERYTAPDRIVAHGGSAGGLLMGVVANLRPDLFRAIVADVPFVDVINTMLDASIPLTAQEWLQWGNPQVEAEYRYIRQYSPYDNVQAQAYPAMLVISGLYDPRVAYWEPTKWVAKLRALKTDTNVLLLRMQMTAGHGGGSGRYEQYREAAFRYAFMLDQLGLTT